A stretch of Planococcus citri chromosome 5, ihPlaCitr1.1, whole genome shotgun sequence DNA encodes these proteins:
- the LOC135849091 gene encoding uncharacterized protein LOC135849091, whose translation MIPNNIIVLSRRCIMTVRPHTPLIKFRKGGIEGSKTSGSSSSSGVGRSSGPRPILEDYQLPLRYRRRPLDEAEINAINSGGIY comes from the exons ATGATACCAAATAACATTATTGTACTTTCCAGGAGATGCATTATG ACTGTCAGGCCACACACTCCTTTGATAAAATTCCGTAAAGGTGGGATCGaag GTTCTAAAACATCCGGTTCTAGTAGCTCATCGGGTGTGGGAAGAAGCTCAGGACCCAGACCAATCCTAGAAGACTACCAATTACCTTTGAGATACCGAAGACGTCCTTTAGACGAAGCTGAAATCAACGCTATCAAC agcgGCGGCATATATTAA